Proteins from a genomic interval of Streptomyces sp. NBC_00820:
- a CDS encoding phosphatase PAP2 family protein, translating into MRHQPAGHGPEPSPEPGPDPGPGPGPSAHRAAVSTAAVLAVCSVLLVTLVAAEWHPLLALDSGVSRTTHGWAVHERGVTHVFRILTDWVWDPLTMRLVGAGAALWLVLRRAAWRPALWLVLTVALAAGVQQVVKAAVGRSRPVWPDPVDSARYQAFPSGHAMTATVVCGLLLWLLHRRGASKALWRTAVAVSLVTVVGVGLTRVWLGIHWPSDVVGGWLLGALVVTIAVTVYEWPRGSRAGRSSRRPG; encoded by the coding sequence CCGCCGGACACGGCCCCGAACCCAGTCCCGAACCCGGCCCCGATCCCGGCCCCGGACCCGGTCCATCGGCTCACCGCGCCGCGGTGTCGACGGCGGCCGTGCTCGCCGTCTGTTCCGTCCTGCTGGTGACACTGGTCGCCGCGGAGTGGCACCCCCTGCTCGCGCTGGACAGCGGCGTCTCCCGCACCACGCACGGCTGGGCGGTGCACGAACGCGGAGTCACGCACGTCTTCCGCATCCTGACGGACTGGGTGTGGGACCCGCTGACCATGCGCCTGGTGGGTGCGGGGGCCGCGCTGTGGCTGGTCCTGCGGCGTGCGGCCTGGCGGCCGGCGCTGTGGCTGGTGCTCACCGTCGCGCTGGCCGCGGGCGTGCAGCAGGTGGTGAAGGCCGCGGTCGGCCGGTCGCGCCCGGTGTGGCCGGACCCTGTGGACAGCGCGCGGTACCAGGCCTTTCCCTCCGGTCACGCGATGACGGCCACGGTGGTCTGCGGCCTGCTGCTGTGGCTGCTCCACCGGCGGGGCGCGAGCAAGGCGCTGTGGCGTACGGCCGTCGCGGTGTCCCTTGTCACGGTGGTCGGTGTCGGTCTGACCCGGGTGTGGCTGGGCATCCACTGGCCCTCGGACGTCGTCGGCGGCTGGCTGCTCGGGGCACTGGTCGTCACGATCGCCGTCACGGTCTACGAGTGGCCGCGCGGCAGTCGCGCGGGCCGGTCCTCCCGGCGGCCGGGGTAA
- a CDS encoding HAD family hydrolase, giving the protein MSAVLFDFSGTLFRVESTESWLRAALTDTGVHLPDHQVGDLAQSLEAAGALPGGAEPREVPNDLAGVWVARDRSAELHRAAFTGMSRRVRLPDPGLHDALYERHMSPAAWTPYPDTAEVLRTLRDRGIGIGVISNIGWDLRPVFREHGLDAYVGAYVLSYEHGVQKPDPRLFATACAELDTDPRQVVMVGDSRRADGGAAALGCRVHFVDHLPVTERPDALLPVLDLVGDA; this is encoded by the coding sequence ATGAGCGCAGTGCTGTTCGACTTCTCCGGCACCCTGTTCCGCGTCGAGTCCACCGAGTCCTGGCTGCGTGCCGCGCTCACGGACACCGGCGTTCACCTTCCCGACCACCAAGTCGGCGATCTCGCACAGTCCTTGGAGGCGGCAGGGGCCCTTCCGGGCGGGGCGGAACCACGCGAGGTGCCGAACGACCTCGCCGGCGTCTGGGTGGCCCGGGACCGGAGCGCCGAGCTGCACCGGGCCGCTTTCACCGGCATGTCCCGGCGGGTCCGCCTGCCCGATCCGGGCCTGCACGACGCCCTGTACGAGCGGCACATGTCCCCCGCCGCGTGGACCCCGTATCCGGACACCGCCGAGGTGCTGCGGACGCTGCGCGACCGCGGGATCGGCATCGGCGTGATCAGCAACATCGGCTGGGACCTGCGTCCGGTCTTCCGCGAGCACGGCCTCGACGCGTACGTGGGCGCGTATGTGCTGTCGTACGAGCACGGCGTGCAGAAGCCTGATCCGCGGCTCTTCGCCACCGCCTGCGCCGAGTTGGACACCGATCCGCGGCAGGTGGTGATGGTCGGGGACAGCAGGCGGGCGGACGGCGGTGCGGCCGCGCTGGGCTGCCGCGTGCACTTCGTGGACCATCTGCCGGTGACGGAACGACCGGACGCGCTCCTGCCGGTGCTGGACCTCGTGGGCGATGCCTGA
- a CDS encoding TetR/AcrR family transcriptional regulator yields the protein MSPRSASVNEELRRRSRERLLQAALELVGERGFEATTLGDIADRAGSARGLVSYYFPGKRQLVQSAVHRLMHRTLEEALEREPRTEDGRERLARAIDAILGLARDRPVLMRQHMAGLLQAEGFVQCPEQRRLSELLGDTVSRYGSENVTADYPLLRAVLMGAVYAALVPGVPMAVPALRAELFQRYGLDWESGMPPESDADAGAREQDPSRFFATEERAE from the coding sequence ATGTCCCCGCGCAGCGCCTCGGTCAATGAAGAGTTGCGCCGGCGTTCCCGGGAACGACTTCTGCAGGCGGCGCTCGAACTGGTGGGTGAGCGCGGGTTCGAGGCCACCACACTGGGCGACATCGCGGATCGTGCGGGCTCGGCGCGGGGACTGGTGTCGTACTACTTCCCCGGCAAGCGCCAGTTGGTGCAGTCGGCCGTGCACCGGCTGATGCACCGCACGCTGGAGGAGGCACTGGAGCGGGAGCCGCGTACCGAGGACGGACGGGAGCGCCTGGCCCGGGCCATCGACGCGATCCTGGGGCTGGCGCGGGACCGGCCGGTACTCATGCGTCAGCACATGGCGGGGCTGCTCCAGGCCGAGGGTTTCGTGCAGTGCCCGGAGCAGCGACGGCTGTCGGAACTGCTCGGCGACACCGTGTCCCGGTACGGCTCCGAGAACGTGACGGCCGACTACCCCCTGCTGCGGGCGGTGCTGATGGGGGCGGTGTACGCGGCGTTGGTGCCGGGGGTGCCGATGGCCGTCCCGGCACTGCGGGCCGAGCTGTTCCAGCGGTACGGGCTCGACTGGGAGTCGGGCATGCCACCGGAGAGCGATGCCGACGCCGGGGCGCGGGAACAGGATCCGTCGCGGTTCTTCGCCACGGAGGAGCGGGCGGAGTAG
- a CDS encoding DUF6214 family protein produces MEAGAVSVWPAWEVTERGCVTSWFHVRLAFPDGARVDALAVVAGGRVSIEDVRARPALSLADLTVLADWIEEPLFEACGAAVEGSREGGDEGGRTDPPGGADPEWAAYAWYGQCGPYRQYVEDVAGAEDAEDAWGMTHVRGAEGVEDEHVEDVDGVEDVEDVEGVEGVAVAGARRARPAWPRGIEGCRLASQEYRAAQEEGFDPVLAVMCATGHSRRRSLKLIAQARDAGFLTPRHMRR; encoded by the coding sequence ATGGAGGCCGGCGCGGTGTCCGTGTGGCCCGCGTGGGAGGTGACGGAGCGGGGATGCGTCACCTCCTGGTTCCATGTCCGGCTGGCCTTCCCCGACGGCGCCCGCGTCGACGCCCTCGCCGTGGTGGCGGGGGGACGCGTGTCCATCGAGGACGTCCGGGCGCGGCCCGCCCTCTCCCTCGCCGACCTGACGGTGCTCGCCGACTGGATCGAGGAGCCGCTGTTCGAGGCCTGCGGGGCGGCGGTCGAGGGGTCGCGCGAGGGCGGTGACGAGGGCGGCCGTACGGACCCTCCGGGCGGAGCGGACCCGGAGTGGGCGGCGTACGCGTGGTACGGGCAGTGCGGGCCGTACCGGCAGTACGTCGAGGATGTGGCGGGTGCCGAGGATGCTGAGGATGCCTGGGGCATGACGCACGTCAGGGGTGCGGAGGGCGTCGAGGACGAGCACGTGGAAGACGTCGACGGCGTCGAGGACGTCGAGGACGTCGAGGGCGTGGAGGGCGTCGCGGTCGCCGGAGCCCGCAGGGCCCGGCCGGCGTGGCCGCGCGGCATCGAGGGCTGCCGGCTGGCCTCCCAGGAATACCGGGCGGCACAGGAGGAGGGTTTCGATCCGGTGCTCGCCGTGATGTGCGCGACCGGACACAGCCGACGGCGTTCCCTCAAGCTGATCGCCCAGGCGCGGGACGCCGGTTTTCTGACGCCTCGCCACATGAGGCGCTGA
- a CDS encoding FAD-dependent oxidoreductase: MLRVAVVGSGPSGCYTAQSLVERDPEVHVDVLDRLPCPFGLVRYGVAPDHEKIKSLQGNLRTVLEHDRVRFLGGVQVGGPDGLPVERLREMYHAVVYCVGAATDRHLGIPGEELPGSWSATEFVSWYSAHPDAGDEGFLRDVRSAVVIGVGNVAVDVARMLVRGAGELRPTDMPQGALDALAASAVTDVHMVGRRGPTQARFTTKELRELGGLPRTRVTVDPADLALDPAFADLSALPAAQRRNAEVLRGWAEAPHEDTERRIDLRFFRRPVEILAENGRVGAVRFERTAPDGHGGVTGTGRYEDVPAQLVLRSVGYRGVALEGLPFDAAAGTVPNTEGRILRDGTASPGEYVSGWIKRGPTGVIGTNRPCAKETVTSLLADAPALASREVPQDPLPALRAAGIDPVPWPGWLAIERAESELGARLGRNVVKLADWDTLLGAARAN; encoded by the coding sequence GTGCTGCGTGTCGCCGTCGTCGGCTCCGGGCCGAGCGGGTGCTACACCGCCCAGAGCCTGGTCGAGCGGGATCCCGAGGTACACGTCGACGTCCTGGACCGGCTGCCGTGCCCCTTCGGGCTGGTCCGCTACGGCGTCGCCCCGGACCACGAGAAGATCAAGTCCCTCCAGGGCAATCTGCGGACGGTGCTGGAGCACGACCGGGTGCGGTTCCTCGGCGGAGTCCAGGTCGGTGGCCCCGACGGGCTTCCGGTGGAGCGGCTGCGGGAGATGTACCACGCCGTCGTGTACTGCGTGGGCGCCGCCACCGACCGCCACCTCGGAATTCCCGGCGAGGAACTGCCGGGCAGCTGGTCGGCGACGGAGTTCGTGTCCTGGTACAGCGCGCACCCGGACGCGGGCGACGAGGGTTTCCTGCGCGACGTGCGGTCCGCGGTGGTCATCGGCGTGGGCAATGTGGCCGTGGACGTGGCGCGGATGCTGGTCCGGGGCGCGGGAGAGCTGCGTCCGACCGACATGCCGCAGGGGGCGCTGGACGCGCTGGCGGCCAGCGCGGTCACCGATGTCCACATGGTGGGCCGTCGGGGCCCCACGCAGGCCCGCTTCACCACCAAGGAGCTGCGCGAGCTGGGCGGGCTTCCGCGCACCCGGGTCACCGTGGATCCGGCGGATCTGGCGCTGGACCCGGCGTTCGCCGACCTCTCCGCGCTCCCCGCGGCGCAGCGTCGCAACGCGGAGGTGCTGCGTGGCTGGGCGGAGGCGCCGCACGAGGACACCGAGCGCCGCATCGACCTGCGGTTCTTCCGCCGTCCGGTGGAGATCCTGGCGGAGAACGGCCGGGTGGGCGCCGTGCGCTTCGAGCGGACGGCGCCGGACGGCCACGGCGGCGTGACGGGCACCGGACGCTACGAGGACGTGCCGGCGCAGTTGGTGCTGCGCTCGGTGGGCTACCGCGGAGTGGCCCTGGAGGGGCTGCCGTTCGACGCGGCGGCCGGCACGGTGCCGAACACGGAGGGCCGCATCCTGCGGGACGGCACGGCCTCTCCCGGCGAGTACGTCTCCGGCTGGATCAAGCGCGGCCCGACCGGGGTCATCGGCACCAACCGGCCGTGCGCCAAGGAGACGGTGACCTCACTGCTCGCGGACGCGCCCGCGCTGGCCTCCCGCGAGGTTCCGCAGGACCCGCTCCCGGCGCTGCGGGCGGCGGGGATCGACCCGGTGCCGTGGCCGGGTTGGCTGGCGATCGAGCGCGCCGAGTCCGAACTGGGCGCCCGACTGGGGCGGAACGTGGTCAAACTGGCGGACTGGGACACCCTGTTGGGAGCGGCGCGCGCGAACTAG
- a CDS encoding nucleobase:cation symporter-2 family protein, with product MATTAVVHPVDEVPRIRHLAAFGLQHVLAMYAGAVAVPLIVGGAMKLPPADLAYLITADLLVCGVATLIQCVGFWRFGVRLPIMQGCTFAAVSPMVLIGTTGGGLPAVYGSVIVAGLAIMLLAPVFGRLLRFFPPLVTGTVILIIGVSLLPVAGNWAAGGVGAEDFGAPRNLALAAFVLAVVLGVQRFAPAFLSRIAVLTGIVVGLAVAVPFGFTDFGGVGDADWVGVSTPFHFGAPEFRTSAIVSMLVVALVTMTETTGDLIAVGELTGRPVEPRPLADGLRADGLSTVLGGVFNTFPYTAYAQNVGLVGLTRVRSRWVVAAAGGILVLLGLLPKLGAVVAAVPAPVLGGAGLVMFGTVAASGLRTLARVDFDGNHNLTVVAVSVAVGMLPVGVPAVYAKFPDWFQTVMNSGISAGCLTAIVLNLLFNHLPLKAGSAAAAPEALPDGGDDTSGDETG from the coding sequence ATGGCCACGACCGCAGTTGTGCACCCCGTCGACGAGGTGCCCCGCATAAGGCACTTGGCCGCCTTCGGCCTGCAGCATGTGCTCGCGATGTACGCGGGGGCCGTGGCGGTGCCGTTGATCGTCGGCGGTGCGATGAAGCTGCCGCCGGCCGATCTCGCCTACCTCATCACCGCGGACCTTCTGGTGTGCGGGGTCGCGACGCTGATCCAGTGCGTCGGGTTCTGGCGGTTCGGGGTGCGGCTGCCGATCATGCAGGGGTGTACGTTCGCGGCGGTCTCGCCGATGGTGCTGATCGGCACGACGGGTGGTGGACTGCCCGCGGTCTACGGCTCGGTGATCGTCGCGGGTCTGGCGATCATGCTGCTCGCGCCGGTCTTCGGCAGGCTGCTGCGCTTCTTCCCGCCGCTGGTGACCGGCACGGTGATCCTGATCATCGGCGTCTCGCTGCTGCCCGTCGCCGGCAACTGGGCAGCGGGCGGGGTGGGCGCCGAGGACTTCGGGGCGCCGCGGAACCTCGCGCTCGCGGCCTTCGTGCTGGCGGTCGTGCTCGGCGTGCAGCGGTTCGCGCCGGCCTTCCTGAGCCGGATCGCGGTCCTGACCGGCATCGTGGTGGGCCTGGCCGTGGCCGTGCCGTTCGGCTTCACCGACTTCGGCGGGGTCGGCGACGCGGACTGGGTGGGGGTCAGCACCCCGTTCCACTTCGGGGCGCCGGAGTTCAGGACGTCCGCGATCGTGTCCATGCTGGTGGTCGCGCTGGTCACCATGACGGAGACGACCGGTGACCTCATCGCCGTCGGCGAGCTGACCGGACGCCCGGTCGAGCCGCGCCCGCTGGCCGACGGCCTGCGCGCGGACGGCCTGTCGACCGTGCTGGGCGGGGTGTTCAACACCTTCCCGTACACGGCGTACGCGCAGAACGTGGGCCTGGTCGGGCTGACCCGGGTGCGCAGCCGCTGGGTGGTCGCCGCGGCCGGCGGCATCCTCGTACTGCTCGGACTGCTGCCCAAGCTCGGCGCGGTCGTCGCGGCGGTCCCGGCGCCGGTGCTGGGCGGAGCGGGGCTGGTGATGTTCGGGACGGTCGCGGCGAGCGGCCTGCGGACGCTGGCCCGGGTCGATTTCGACGGGAACCACAATCTGACCGTGGTGGCCGTCTCGGTGGCGGTCGGCATGCTGCCGGTCGGTGTGCCCGCGGTGTACGCGAAGTTCCCGGACTGGTTCCAGACGGTGATGAACAGCGGGATCAGCGCGGGCTGCCTGACCGCGATCGTACTCAACCTGCTCTTCAACCACCTTCCTCTGAAGGCGGGTTCCGCGGCCGCCGCGCCGGAGGCGCTGCCGGACGGCGGCGACGACACGTCCGGCGACGAGACCGGCTGA
- a CDS encoding cation-translocating P-type ATPase: protein MESLLLTGPSAALRLLPAAPRLLARGAAPVVGAVAGAAAGTARAGVRGADALVRVTRVARAALPGAGGPWRAGPRIHLPLRSAEPEREQRAGGLTDVAHRIATELDERPDVAFAYWDEGLARLVVSMTEDGLTDLVADHAAEIAESEGLVIAGGDPEETTHPADPAGVRAAAVTLGVDAVGIAVAVTAYVLRLPPSPRMVTAAVTLLRENPRFRARLRASLGASRMDLLLACANAAVHGVGQTPTSLILDGTLRACQLAETVARAAAFDAVHDQLCVPGRVTIPADDAPRPPLRETPAQVYATHASAGSVLGAAATLLIKHDANEAAEALLAGSPKAARYAPAAFHALFGTALARTGVLVRDADRLRRLELGGTLVLHPGALRTEDGAADPWTEAVLDAARRARMRVVLVDDPALEDFTGLADQVVDARRPLDDVVYALRAEEGAVVTVARVRSADERDVLAALRGSDISIVLTDRDGAVDWGADILAVHGLPDVWRLLTAIPAARTVGRRGQTLARSGAALSGLLVAIGESRRGRPRRSILPGLRHAPVDVAAVTALLSGTRAALGVAMAGAPRPRARVHWHELRPDEALERLDRESGTGPTAWEQTAAGVRKAVDRAARLTVLAPARWSWQLGRAVRGELDDPLTPVLAVGSAASAILGSVVDALLVIGALDLNALVGGVQRLRAERALSGLEADQTRKARVAPPESEAPAGGTRTVDAGKLRPGDVIELKTDDVVPADARLLWQDGLEVDESALTGESLPVQKHPGPTPHAAVADRHCMVFEGTTVVAGHAHAVVVDTGDRTEAARAVHLAARTPPAAGVQARLQELTRKALPLTLAGGAAVTGLALLRGTSVREAVSGGVAVAVAAVPEGLPLVATVAQLAAARRLSRYGVLVRTPRALEALGRMDTFCFDKTGTLTENRLRLVRVSDAGGTIRPATDAGSAGTLRHAARACPRLNGGTGRPAHATDEAVLDAAAPDPEWAQIVGLPFEAARGYAAAIGREADGPRFLVVKGAPETVLPACSALPGHVSGTAHALAGDGLRVLAVAVRRLAHDEREADVLEKPLHALEFTGLLALSDVPRETSKALVQGLYREGVRPVMLTGDHPQTARAIARELGWPSGTQVVTGDELAAADRRTRARMLRDAGVVARVAPEQKLQVVEALRDAGRVVGMVGDGANDAAAIRAADIGVGISVRGSAAARNAADIVLTDDDLTVLIDAIGEGRSLWHSVADAIAILIGGNAGEVAFGIIGTLVSGTAPLSTRQMLLVNLFTDLFPAMAVAVTPKHGEEAAARSETASPEDAAGGVLGEPLIRQIRHRALTTALGAVTAWLIGRFTPGTARRSSTMALCGVVGTQLAQTLLDRRDSTLVRVTAVGSGAALFTVIQIPVISHVLGCTPLGPVAWAGVAAAIALAVAGQRTLPRLEEIVARLLPAGRP from the coding sequence ATGGAGTCGCTGCTGCTGACAGGACCGTCGGCCGCCCTCCGGCTGCTGCCCGCGGCGCCCCGGCTTCTGGCCCGGGGCGCCGCTCCGGTGGTCGGAGCGGTCGCCGGAGCCGCCGCGGGGACCGCGCGGGCGGGTGTGCGCGGCGCCGACGCGCTGGTGCGGGTGACCCGGGTCGCCCGCGCCGCGCTGCCCGGCGCCGGGGGCCCCTGGCGGGCCGGCCCGCGGATCCACCTGCCGCTGCGGTCCGCCGAGCCGGAGCGGGAACAGCGCGCGGGCGGCCTGACGGACGTGGCGCACCGGATCGCGACGGAACTGGACGAACGCCCGGACGTCGCCTTCGCGTACTGGGACGAGGGGCTGGCCCGGCTGGTGGTCTCCATGACCGAGGACGGGCTCACCGACCTGGTCGCGGACCACGCGGCCGAGATCGCGGAGAGCGAGGGGCTCGTCATCGCGGGCGGCGACCCCGAGGAGACCACGCATCCGGCCGACCCGGCCGGCGTACGCGCCGCCGCCGTCACCCTCGGCGTCGACGCGGTCGGCATCGCGGTGGCGGTCACCGCCTACGTCCTGCGTCTGCCGCCGTCGCCCCGCATGGTGACGGCCGCCGTCACACTGCTGCGGGAGAACCCGCGCTTCCGCGCACGGCTGCGCGCAAGCCTGGGCGCCTCCCGCATGGACCTCCTCCTGGCCTGCGCGAACGCGGCCGTGCACGGCGTCGGCCAGACCCCCACGTCACTGATCCTCGACGGCACCCTGCGCGCCTGCCAACTGGCCGAGACGGTGGCCCGCGCCGCCGCCTTCGACGCGGTCCACGACCAGCTGTGCGTACCCGGCCGCGTCACCATCCCCGCGGACGACGCCCCGCGCCCGCCCCTGCGGGAGACACCGGCCCAGGTGTACGCCACCCACGCCTCCGCCGGCAGCGTGCTGGGCGCGGCGGCCACGCTCCTGATCAAGCACGACGCGAACGAGGCCGCCGAGGCGCTGCTCGCCGGCTCGCCCAAGGCCGCCCGGTACGCGCCCGCCGCCTTCCACGCCCTCTTCGGTACGGCACTGGCCCGCACCGGCGTACTCGTCCGCGACGCGGACCGTCTGAGACGGCTGGAGCTGGGCGGCACCCTCGTGCTGCACCCCGGGGCGCTGCGCACGGAGGACGGCGCGGCCGACCCGTGGACCGAGGCCGTGCTGGACGCCGCGCGCCGGGCCCGGATGCGGGTCGTGCTGGTGGACGACCCCGCACTGGAGGACTTCACCGGCCTCGCCGACCAGGTGGTCGACGCCCGGCGCCCGCTGGACGACGTCGTGTACGCGCTGCGCGCCGAGGAGGGTGCGGTCGTCACCGTCGCCCGGGTGCGCTCCGCCGACGAGCGCGACGTGCTGGCCGCGCTGCGGGGCAGCGACATCTCGATCGTGCTCACCGACCGGGACGGCGCCGTCGACTGGGGCGCGGACATCCTGGCCGTACACGGTCTGCCCGACGTGTGGCGGCTGCTGACCGCGATCCCCGCCGCCCGCACCGTCGGCCGGCGCGGCCAGACCCTCGCCCGGTCCGGCGCCGCGCTCTCCGGACTGCTCGTGGCCATCGGCGAGTCGAGGCGAGGCCGGCCGCGCCGCTCCATCCTGCCCGGACTGCGGCACGCGCCGGTCGACGTCGCCGCCGTGACCGCGCTGCTGTCCGGGACACGGGCCGCCCTCGGCGTGGCGATGGCCGGCGCACCCCGCCCGCGCGCCCGCGTGCACTGGCACGAACTGCGGCCCGACGAGGCCCTGGAGCGGCTGGACCGCGAGTCCGGTACCGGACCCACCGCCTGGGAACAGACGGCCGCCGGCGTACGCAAGGCCGTCGACCGTGCCGCCCGGCTGACCGTCCTCGCCCCGGCCCGGTGGAGCTGGCAGCTGGGCCGGGCCGTACGCGGCGAACTCGACGACCCGCTCACCCCGGTCCTGGCCGTCGGCTCCGCCGCCTCGGCGATCCTAGGCTCCGTCGTCGACGCGCTCCTGGTCATCGGTGCGCTCGACCTGAATGCCCTGGTCGGCGGCGTTCAGCGGCTGCGCGCCGAGCGGGCGCTGTCCGGACTGGAGGCCGACCAGACGCGCAAGGCGCGCGTCGCACCCCCCGAGTCCGAGGCGCCCGCGGGGGGCACCCGCACCGTGGACGCCGGAAAGCTGCGACCGGGCGACGTGATCGAACTCAAGACGGACGACGTCGTGCCCGCCGACGCCCGGCTGCTCTGGCAGGACGGCCTGGAGGTCGACGAGTCCGCGCTGACCGGCGAGTCGCTGCCGGTGCAGAAGCACCCCGGCCCCACCCCGCACGCGGCCGTCGCCGACCGGCACTGCATGGTCTTCGAGGGCACCACCGTGGTGGCCGGCCACGCCCACGCCGTCGTCGTCGACACCGGCGACCGCACCGAGGCCGCCCGCGCCGTCCACCTCGCCGCCCGCACGCCTCCGGCCGCCGGAGTGCAGGCCCGCCTCCAGGAACTCACCCGCAAGGCGCTGCCGCTGACCCTGGCCGGCGGTGCCGCCGTGACCGGCCTCGCGCTGCTGCGCGGCACGTCCGTGCGCGAGGCGGTCAGCGGAGGCGTGGCCGTCGCCGTGGCCGCCGTACCGGAGGGCCTGCCGCTGGTCGCCACGGTCGCGCAGCTCGCGGCCGCCCGCCGGCTGAGCCGCTACGGCGTCCTGGTGCGCACCCCGCGCGCCCTGGAGGCGCTGGGCCGCATGGACACCTTCTGCTTCGACAAGACCGGCACGCTCACCGAGAACCGGCTGCGCCTGGTGCGGGTCTCCGACGCCGGGGGCACCATCCGCCCGGCGACCGACGCGGGCTCCGCGGGGACACTGCGCCACGCCGCACGGGCCTGCCCGCGGCTGAACGGCGGCACCGGCCGGCCCGCGCACGCCACCGACGAGGCCGTCCTCGACGCGGCCGCCCCCGACCCGGAGTGGGCGCAGATCGTCGGCCTGCCGTTCGAGGCCGCCCGCGGCTACGCCGCTGCCATCGGCCGTGAGGCGGACGGCCCCCGCTTCCTGGTGGTCAAGGGCGCACCCGAGACCGTACTGCCCGCCTGCTCCGCCCTGCCCGGGCACGTCTCCGGCACGGCACACGCGCTGGCCGGAGACGGCCTGCGCGTCCTGGCGGTGGCCGTACGGCGCCTCGCGCACGACGAACGCGAGGCGGACGTCCTCGAAAAGCCCCTGCACGCCCTTGAGTTCACCGGTCTGCTGGCGCTGTCGGACGTGCCCCGCGAGACCTCCAAGGCCCTGGTGCAGGGCCTGTACCGAGAAGGCGTACGCCCCGTCATGCTGACCGGCGACCACCCGCAGACCGCCCGTGCCATCGCCCGGGAGCTGGGCTGGCCCTCCGGCACCCAGGTGGTCACCGGCGACGAACTGGCCGCCGCCGACCGGCGCACCCGGGCCCGGATGCTGCGCGACGCCGGTGTGGTGGCCCGCGTCGCGCCGGAGCAGAAGCTCCAGGTCGTCGAGGCGCTGAGGGACGCGGGCCGGGTCGTCGGCATGGTCGGCGACGGCGCCAACGACGCCGCGGCCATCCGCGCCGCCGACATCGGGGTGGGCATCAGCGTCCGGGGTTCGGCGGCGGCCCGCAACGCCGCCGACATCGTCCTGACCGACGACGACCTGACCGTCCTGATCGACGCGATCGGCGAGGGCCGCTCGCTGTGGCACAGCGTCGCCGACGCCATCGCCATCCTCATCGGGGGCAACGCGGGCGAGGTCGCCTTCGGCATCATCGGCACCCTGGTGTCGGGCACCGCTCCGCTGTCCACCCGCCAGATGCTGCTGGTGAACCTGTTCACCGACCTGTTCCCGGCGATGGCGGTGGCGGTCACGCCGAAGCACGGCGAGGAGGCCGCCGCACGGTCGGAGACCGCCTCACCCGAGGACGCGGCGGGCGGGGTCCTCGGGGAACCCCTGATCCGCCAGATCCGGCACCGCGCCCTGACCACCGCGCTGGGAGCGGTCACAGCCTGGCTGATCGGCCGCTTCACCCCGGGTACGGCCCGCCGCTCCAGCACCATGGCCCTGTGCGGCGTGGTCGGCACCCAGCTGGCGCAGACCCTCCTGGACCGCCGCGACAGCACCCTGGTGCGGGTCACGGCCGTGGGGTCGGGCGCCGCCCTGTTCACCGTGATCCAGATCCCGGTGATCAGCCATGTCCTCGGCTGCACCCCGCTGGGTCCGGTGGCCTGGGCGGGCGTGGCCGCGGCCATCGCCCTCGCGGTCGCGGGACAGCGGACCCTGCCCCGCCTGGAGGAGATCGTCGCACGGCTGCTGCCGGCCGGCCGCCCCTGA
- a CDS encoding PaaX family transcriptional regulator C-terminal domain-containing protein — MRMNVPAAPDEAGTGLRPLSARSVVLSLLLGTHPPRLPVKDLVRLVEPFGVGGSTLRAALSRMVAAGDLRRTDAVYGLSDRLLARQRRQDDAVRPRTRAWDGDWEMVVITATGRGPAERADLRARLTALRLAELREGVWLRPANLARPLPEELHRVALTCTSRPDEPAHELVGRLWAPDDWAATARTLLTRSAASRHPADRLTVLAAVVRHLLTDPVLPAGLLPADWPGEALRAAYTAYQRELATSVGLRGNAD; from the coding sequence ATGCGCATGAACGTGCCGGCGGCGCCGGACGAGGCCGGAACCGGGCTGCGGCCGCTGTCCGCGCGATCGGTCGTGCTGAGCCTGCTCCTCGGCACGCATCCGCCGCGCCTGCCCGTGAAGGACCTGGTCCGGCTGGTGGAGCCGTTCGGCGTGGGCGGCTCCACGCTCCGGGCCGCGCTGAGCCGGATGGTGGCCGCCGGCGACCTCAGGCGCACGGACGCCGTCTACGGACTCAGCGACCGGCTGCTGGCCCGCCAGCGCCGTCAGGACGACGCCGTGCGCCCACGCACGCGCGCGTGGGACGGCGACTGGGAGATGGTCGTGATCACCGCGACCGGCCGCGGGCCCGCCGAACGCGCCGACCTGCGTGCCCGGCTGACCGCCCTGCGCCTGGCCGAACTCCGCGAGGGCGTCTGGCTGCGCCCGGCCAACCTCGCCCGGCCCCTGCCGGAAGAACTGCACCGAGTCGCCCTGACCTGTACCTCCCGCCCCGACGAGCCCGCCCACGAGCTGGTCGGCCGCCTGTGGGCGCCGGACGACTGGGCGGCCACCGCCCGGACCCTGCTGACCCGATCGGCCGCATCCCGGCACCCCGCCGACCGCCTCACCGTCCTCGCCGCGGTCGTACGCCACCTGCTCACCGACCCCGTCCTGCCCGCCGGCCTCCTCCCCGCCGACTGGCCCGGCGAGGCCCTCCGAGCGGCATACACCGCATACCAACGCGAGCTGGCCACGTCGGTCGGGCTGCGGGGGAACGCGGATTGA